From the Euphorbia lathyris chromosome 6, ddEupLath1.1, whole genome shotgun sequence genome, one window contains:
- the LOC136232374 gene encoding uncharacterized protein, whose product MGFDNECILNIQSLAGEYFCPVCRLLVYPNEALQSQCTHLYCKPCLTYVVSTTRACPYDGYLVTEADAKPLIESNKALAETIGLITVHCLYHRSGCTWEGPLSECTSHCSGCSFGNSAVVCNRCGVQIVHRQVQEHAQNCPVVQTQAHGEGTQEAAATGTTAAGENTQAATHVGTSVTQAQPSQIMASSVHGHDQNQQANPTTQSQSSVQAAVPTAEQWYQQYQQYYQQYPGYDPYQQQYQQYNPYQQPSASQHPQSQAYMQPAAAQPQPQVQSQAPLQTQPQSHLHMQQPGTQPQSQSQVNSQQQTHSTTQPQSQIQSQTHLAPLGQQHLQAPTQPLTHPVQPPVQVHMPPYQQPQSQMQHQSQVHTQNTVAQPLSQGLPQTYAQQPVQPPQQSFSSQSNQLVHPHLQPQPQSQHSSTHAVTGHHSYPQFQSQQQMQPGGPHMYPQGGIQPQSQHSVQVQNQFLQQAPPLRPPQSHVPVQNPQQSGMYPSPGQVPDAPPSQQQPAHSHVNQPGVHVPQRSVMQSVQPPSHLQYAQQQLQPFSGQALGSVQSHVHQQGAYGHQNLHVQSQLRPQGQQLSHAYQHPHQNVALPHGMQPHQTQNLGGRPMTSPNGVLAQPHPYSSVGVQGKPMQVGTGQQSGNTLMTNNPMLLSSEQHFGVTSRSLPERQGNHNLERGLEAESSSLNNNKRNPKDLDVPPGLDADANEVKKVKMESDIKPLNDENKPINEAKDASKSPAAENGVHLLKKVKDEPADGNSDQKDVSVADNKQVGLSVSEDKESHGAHLSKTHPLQEGDRIEDQSMKLQKDRDLTPQPTGGFSSYGQVHESLVPIADQRKQQPPSIPHGLTALQRPVGSSSLQAPPGSSHHMQFPGHSSAQIRPFGPGNIPHLGQPMNSLPEHLQQPSHKQPHGPEASPGIGGPGPTSNFGRGQGHYESDMFPNHRPIYADDRRLDPLGQQPGKHSSAVRMNGAPGVDSSLGHGLRDDRWRPLPEEHMNPFPQDPARRIFERGEFEEDLKHFPRTSDLDNDSGRKFGGRFLSSRPLDKGQHGRNYGSGMKLEALGGPAPSRFFPPYHHDGVMHPNEIGERPIGFNEKTAGGQPDPTRNHDFFGPVSRFDMAPRSPHRDYPGVSSHRFGALPGLDEFDGRESHRYGDLFHGNRFPVLPSHLHRGEFEGPVQEGFPSHLRRGEHHLGEPIGFDGSHGPARMGELPGPGNFFHPQLGEPGYRSNFSLKGFPGDSGNYPGDFESFDNLRRRKQSSMGWCRICKLDCETVEGLDLHSQTREHQKKAVDMVLTIKQNAKKQKIASLDDVSKSRNSSFEGSRNKN is encoded by the exons ATGGGTTTTGATAACGAGTGCATTTTGAATATTCAATCTCTGGCTGGGGAATATTTTTGTCCTGTTTGCCGTCTACTAGTCTATCCCAATGAAGCATTGCAGTCGCAGTGTACTCACCTATACTGTAAGCCTTGTTTAACATATGTTGTCAGCACTACTCGTGCCTGTCCCTATGATGGGTACCTGGTGACAGAAGCAGATGCTAAG CCACTTATTGAATCAAACAAGGCACTGGCTGAAACCATCGGCTTGATAACGGTCCATTGTCTATATCATAGGAGTGGATGCACGTGGGAGGGACCTTTATCTGAGTGTACTTCTCATTGTTCTGGATGTTCCTTTGGAAATTCTGCTGTCGTATGTAACAGGTGCGGAGTTCAGATTGTGCACCGACAAGTGCAGGAGCATGCACAGAATTGTCCT GTTGTGCAGACCCAAGCTCATGGTGAGGGTACCCAGGAAGCTGCTGCTACAGGGACAACAGCTGCTGGTGAAAACACCCAGGCTGCCACTCATGTTGGAACCTCTGTTACTCAGGCTCAGCCTTCTCAAATCATGGCATCATCAGTGCATGGACATGATCAAAATCAACAAGCAAACCCGACTACGCAGTCCCAGTCTTCAGTACAAGCTGCTGTGCCCACTGCAGAACAGTGGTATCAACAGTATCAACAGTACTATCAGCAGTATCCTGGATATGACCCATACCAGCAGCAGTATCAGCAATACAATCCTTATCAACAGCCTTCAGCTTCACAACACCCGCAAAGTCAGGCTTACATGCAGCCTGCGGCAGCTCAGCCACAACCTCAAGTTCAATCTCAGGCTCCGCTGCAAACCCAACCGCAATCACATCTTCATATGCAGCAACCTGGTACTCAACCTCAAAGCCAGTCACAAGTCAATTCACAGCAACAAACTCACTCCACGACTCAGCCACAATCTCAAATCCAATCACAGACGCACCTTGCACCCCTTGGGCAACAACATCTGCAGGCACCAACACAGCCACTAACCCACCCTGTCCAGCCTCCCGTGCAAGTACACATGCCTCCATATCAGCAGCCTCAGTCACAGATGCAGCATCAATCCCAAGTGCATACCCAGAATACTGTTGCTCAACCTCTTTCACAAGGTTTGCCACAAACATACGCTCAACAACCTGTACAACCTCCTCAGCAGTCCTTTTCTTCTCAATCAAACCAGCTTGTGCATCCTCATCTTCAGCCTCAGCCGCAGTCACAGCATTCTTCAACCCATGCAGTGACAGGCCATCATTCTTATCCACAATTTCAGTCTCAGCAGCAAATGCAGCCAGGTGGCCCACATATGTACCCTCAAGGTGGAATTCAACCACAGTCACAACATTCTGTGCAGGTGCAAAATCAGTTCCTTCAACAAGCTCCTCCATTACGTCCACCACAATCTCATGTTCCAGTTCAAAACCCTCAGCAATCAGGTATGTATCCTTCACCTGGTCAAGTCCCTGATGCTCCTCCTTCACAGCAGCAGCCAGCGCATTCTCATGTTAATCAACCTGGAGTTCATGTCCCTCAACGCTCTGTTATGCAATCAGTGCAGCCACCTAGTCATCTTCAGTATGCGCAGCAGCAACTGCAGCCTTTTTCAGGACAAGCACTGGGTTCAGTTCAGAGTCATGTGCATCAGCAAGGTGCCTATGGACATCAAAATCTGCATGTGCAGTCTCAGTTACGCCCCCAAGGGCAGCAGCTTTCTCATGCATACCAACATCCACATCAAAATGTTGCATTACCTCATGGTATGCAACCACATCAAACCCAAAATCTTGGAGGAAGGCCTATGACGTCTCCTAACGGAGTGCTAGCACAGCCACATCCTTACTCATCTGTTGGTGTGCAGGGAAAGCCAATGCAGGTTGGTACAGGCCAGCAATCTGGCAATACTCTCATGACTAACAACCCAATGCTATTGTCTTCAGAACAACATTTCGGGGTGACTTCAAGATCATTGCCTGAGAGACAAGGCAATCACAATCTTGAGAGAGGTTTAGAAGCCGAGTCATCCTCTTTGAACAATAATAAAAGGAATCCAAAAGATTTGGATGTTCCCCCTGGTCTTGATGCTGATGCAAATGaggtaaaaaaagtaaaaatggaAAGTGATATTAAGCCCTTGAATGATGAAAATAAACCCATAAATGAAGCCAAGGATGCTTCAAAATCACCTGCTGCGGAAAACGGAGTACATTTACTTAAGAAAGTGAAGGATGAGCCTGCCGATGGAAACAGTGACCAGAAAGATGTTTCAGTTGCTGACAATAAACAAGTGGGACTTTCTGTTTCAGAAGACAAAGAATCTCATGGTGCGCATCTGTCAAAGACTCATCCATTGCAGGAAGGCGACCGTATTGAAGACCAAAGTATGAAATTGCAAAAGGACAGAGATCTGACTCCTCAACCTACTGGGGGGTTTTCTTCATATGGTCAAGTGCATGAGAGCTTGGTTCCCATTGCTGACCAAAGAAAACAACAGCCTCCTTCAATTCCTCACGGGCTGACTGCCCTTCAAAGGCCTGTTGGGTCCTCATCATTACAAGCACCTCCTGGATCCTCACATCATATGCAATTTCCAGGGCATTCTTCAGCTCAAATTAGGCCTTTTGGGCCTGGGAATATACCTCATTTGGGACAACCTATGAATTCACTGCCTGAGCATCTCCAGCAACCTTCACACAAGCAGCCTCATGGTCCCGAAGCTTCACCTGGGATTGGTGGTCCAGGTCCTACTTCAAACTTTGGGAGGGGACAAGGTCATTATGAATCTGACATGTTCCCAAATCATAGACCCATTTATGCAGATGACAGGAGACTGGATCCACTTGGGCAGCAACCTGGAAAGCATTCAAGTGCAGTGAGAATGAATGGGGCCCCAGGGGTGGACTCCTCTCTGGGACATGGGTTACGCGACGATAGGTGGAGGCCTTTGCCGGAGGAGCATATGAATCCCTTCCCTCAGGACCCAGCCCGGCGGATTTTTGAGAGAGGAGAGTTTGAAGAAGATCTCAAGCATTTCCCCAGGACTTCTGATTTGGACAATGATTCTGGTAGAAAATTTGGGGGCCGCTTTCTTTCCTCGAGACCTCTTGACAAGGGGCAGCATGGTCGGAATTATGGTTCTGGGATGAAACTGGAAGCACTAGGTGGCCCTGCACCTTCAAGATTCTTTCCTCCTTATCATCATGATGGTGTAATGCACCCTAATGAAATAGGTGAAAGACCAATTGGTTTTAATGAAAAAACTGCTGGTGGGCAGCCAGATCCTACCCGGAATCATGATTTTTTTGGACCAGTTTCTAGATTTGATATGGCCCCTAGGAGTCCACATCGAGATTATCCTGGTGTATCCTCTCATAGATTTGGTGCTCTTCCGGGTCTCGATGAGTTTGATGGCAGGGAATCACATCGATATGGTGATTTATTTCATGGCAATAGGTTCCCAGTTTTGCCCAGCCATTTGCACAGGGGTGAGTTTGAGGGCCCAGTTCAAGAAGGATTTCCCAGCCATTTGCGCAGGGGTGAACATCATCTGGGAGAGCCAATTGGTTTTGATGGGTCCCACGGTCCTGCTCGAATGGGAGAATTACCTGGGCCTGGGAATTTCTTTCATCCACAACTTGGAGAACCAGGATATAGGAGCAACTTTTCCCTCAAGGGATTTCCTGGTGATAGTGGGAATTATCCA GGAGATTTTGAATCTTTTGATAATTTGAGGAGAAGGAAACAATCTAGCATGGGATGGTGTCGAATTTGTAAATTGGACTGTGAAACAGTTGAGGGCTTAGACCTGCATTCACAAACCAGGGAACATCAAAAGAAGGCTGTGGATATGGTTTTGACAATCAAACAGAATGCAAAAAAGCAGAAAAT AGCTTCACTTGATGATGTGAGCAAGTCAAGGAATTCCAGTTTTGAGGGCAGTCGGAATAAGAATTAA